DNA from Toxoplasma gondii ME49 chromosome X, whole genome shotgun sequence:
GCGGCAGCAGGTTTTGGCAGAACAGCGAGAATGCTGCGTCAGTGGGACCTTCGACATTCAGACGGAAATCACCGTTTCTGGCGCCTTCCATGCCAAGCCCGCGACTCTCAGGAACCTCCGTGTCCTGTTCAGCAATTGTCTGGGGAATGTTTTCGTGGAGGAAGGCGCCACACGTCGCAAAACTCATCTCTCCTTCGTGCACTCCAATCGGTGtgtttcccctctcctcgccctctttGTCGTTCAACAGGTAGTTCACCACACTGGCCGCCGCCGAATCCGAGTGGACTGTCGACAAGTTAGAGAAAACAGGGACAGGTGAACCGAAATCCTGCATGCCGATACTTCCTGGATTGTAGCCGTTGTCGAATGGTCTCATGTCATGGCTTGTTTCCGAAAGCTGCCCCCGTTGAGCGTGGCTGTTGCTGAGCAGGGAGTGCTTGGCGGTAATGTGAACAGTACTGCGATCGTTCTTTGCTTGATGCAGGAAGCCGCTGTTCCACATTTCGCGAATCGCTATGCCCGCCGGATGGAATACATGTTGAAAGCGATCTTCACGGGGAGGAGTGTGTGAAGCTTGAGGAGGATGGAATGCCGAAAAGAGCTCCGCGTACGGTATTTTCTCATAGACTGGTAGTGTTGAAACTTGAGCCTGTGCACCGGAGAAACCGGAGGAACGACCTTGACCACTTGCAGGTGCCCTCAAGCTACGGAACACCTCCTGCGGCTTCAAGGTTTCGTGGGACATTTTGTCTGTTTCAGGCTCAGGTGTGACGTCGCGCATGTTTCCTCCATGCGTTGTGGAACATGTGGAGCATGCGTTGGAGTATTCCTGTCCGTCCTTGGCGAAATGCGTTTCCCCTCTAGCACTCACAGTTGAGTCAGCCGAGCATGTGAGAAACGGTATTGGCATCTCCTCGCCACCAGGTAGAGGTCTATCCACTCTCCTGAGGGACAAAAACGGCTGATCCAGCTCTTTGGGCCGGTTGCTTCCTTGTTCAAGATCCCAGAAGGGAGGTCCGTCGCTGCCAGCCGCTGCCGGCTGTAGCAAAGAGCTGTTCTTAGGTAAGTGAAGAGCAAAGTTGTCTTTGGCAAAgccttttgtttcttcctcggagCGAGTGTCACGAGTGTCCTTGGATCTGCATTCTGCTTTCTTGTCTGTAAGTTCGCAGGACTGAGAATTTGTCTGCAACAGCTCTGGGTTAAGGGCGGATGGTTTTGGAGTCTGCACGTTTTGATCGTTCCCCACAtagtttcttctttctcccgcgccAGCTGGCCATGGTGGTATGGCTGGACTGAACTGTGAATTGGATTCCCTGTTCCAGCAAAATGCCCCATCCGCCTTACCAAAGGAAGGTGTGCCCCGTTCCCTCTGCTCCGCCTGCGTTTTCCGCTGCGTCTTTTGCCGGACGCTATGCCATATGTCGTCGTCGTTCTTCCAGTCCGAAGCCGGGAAGGGCTCACTCTTAGGTCGACCACGCTCAGGGGTGGACTTCTTGAGGTGCTTTCTGCGCCAGATTTCGTGGGCGGGCAACAACGGGGAGACCGGCCCTCTCTGCTCGGGTTGGTCGTTCCGATTGTCGCTTTTAAAGTCACCGTGAATCCCTGTCGTTTTGCGGGCAATGTTCTGATGCCCAACAAGTGGCGGGCAGTCGCAGAGAGGACTCTGTGGAAAGTCACCTTCCTTGGATTTTGCTCCGGATTCgaggctgtctcctcgctggaCACATTTGTTCCACCAACCGTCTCGACGATCGAAAGGGTGGGCACTTTGGCGAGCATGTTGAGATACCTTGGAGGTTCGTTTCCCGTCCTGGATGCCAGAGAGCAGAGGTGGCTGGCGCCTGTCGCCGCCTTCATCTCGTGGGAAACCTGAGGACCACTGCGGGCGTGGACAGGCTTGTCGAGCTCGGCTGGTTTCCGCTACTTCGTGCCGTCCTGTTTCTTCACCCAATTGAGAGGGTAAGCTCCGGGCTTTCTGATCTTTCTGCATTCTGCAAAACAGCGTCTCCGAACGTCTCCGGTGTTCATCTATCTCCAGAACGTGTTTTTTAAGACTCTGTCGATTGTTCCCAACTGATATCAGCGCGCTCTGGGAGGTGAGACTCCTAGCAGAACTGCGGAATAACCTTCGGAGTGGCCTTCGCGGACCGTCGATACGAATCTATGCGAATTGGACGAGGAACGGTGCACGGAAATCAGCGCAGTAACAGCGGGGCGAAGCCTTTCGTGCCAAAATAATGTGCGATTTGCACAAGAGGAACTCGTCGGTAacggaaacacagaaaagcgaacACGCGAGTGCCCCGCCTTGTCGCCTCTACACAGACAGTGTGCTCTAGAACGGGCGCGACCAGGACACAATTAGCCCCGTAGAGTCCCACAAGGAGTctcgagaaaagaacagTCCTAGTCACGACACGAAAAGAACAGTAGAGCGAGACAAATGAAATGTGTCACAGCTTTTCCGGAAGTCCGAGGGAGCCTGCTGAGTATTCTTGCTCGTCGTCTGCGCCGAACTGACGGTCTAACCAGCTAGCGAGAACTGCGATcgacgaaaaacagacgatTGTTCTTTATTTTAGCCAGAAAGGACTCGACACAAATCTCACCTTTTGTCTCGTTTTACCATTAGTGTCGTACAGAAAAGTGGCGCAACATTACGCTTTCGTAGCTCTAGCGGTACAGATGCTACTTCTGATCCACCCTGCACCACGGGTGTGATCCTGATCGTAAGTGTGAGGTATCAAGATATCCCGTCCCACCTGCAAGAATAAAAGCAGCGCTGCTTGGAGACCACCATGACTATTAGGTAGAGCTGGTAACCTAAGCGGTTCCAACAGCACCGGGGATCCGTCGTAATACAAGAGGAGTTGCCGTCACTTCTGAAAGCGCCGACACTCATGTCACTGCGTACGGATATCGATATAAAAAACCCTATGCCCTTCACAAGTGCCGGAACATACGCAAAATGTAAGCCGCAAAGCACCACTGATTTGAGCTCCAAACGATTCCCTTCGTTTTTCCGTAAGAGTGTACGCTGTTTACTCCTGGTTTGAATGTTTGGTACGCAACTCTTCTAGGTTAACCGCTACTGCGTACGGCTTTCGATTCACTTATGGGGATCTATAAATCTTATGCGACCTGTCGACAATGCCGCCTTTTTCTGACAACAAAAGCTTGGTATCTTCATAGTTTTGGAATCCCCATCAAGACATAGAAGCTGTAAGTGGCGAGTTCAGGACACGCTAAGCCCAGCGGCGGTCGTCCTTTTTCATCCGGTAAATCGCTCGGTTTCTCATCATTCGTCGCATGTGTGGTGTCAGTGAGTCGATTCACCAAAAAATGCCGTCTGCACTCTGTCTAGGTAAGACGATACGATAGAAAACGGCGCTCATCTGTTCCTCGAGCAATTCTTTTGCGGACGAAGAGAATGCACACAGACACTTTCTTACACGAAATCTGTGGGAGCATGTCCGTGCCACACACCCAAACTGCCGCTCTGTTTCTGCCGCTCTATGTTCGGCATAGTTGAACCGTCGCTTTCACCCCTTTCCGTGTCCGGGCAACAGCCGAGAAAAAGGGATGCGTTGCAGTTTTGATTGTGTCAAAAGAGTATTTACCTCGGGTAGTTTACTGCGGTGCAATGAACCTTTTCGGTGTCCGTTTTTAAGAGAAATGTACCAAAGGGAAAGACCTGCCTCGAGGGTCGTCCGAGCTAGACCGTGTACTTTAACTACCGTGTTGTAAGTAGATGTTGTTTCTGTACAAATGATGCGTGATTGTGCGATCGAGTATGATAAATttagagaaaggaagaaaagtgTCAATCTCGAATTTTGACGAGGGAAAGACTGTTTTTCAGGAGTCGCAAAGTGAGTAGATACAACGCAAAAGAGCAATCGGTGAAGATCACTAGCTACCTCGAGAGGGAGCAGACCACTGTTACAATGATGACTGCTGTAGAAATAGAACTCCACATGCTTCCTGAAGCAACGTCGAAGAATTCTCTTTCCAAACTTCATCTTTTCGTTTTGGAGCATCCGCCGTTGCGATAGACGAGAATGCGGCGGTGTGCAGCTGTTCCACACTTCAGTTCCCGTAAAACAATCGCACCGTATCAGTCCGCAAAAGCTCCAGGTTCGACCGCAATGGTGTACGTCTTTGCGTACCAATACACACAGAGAATTGTTTTAGGTACTcgcaggtgcatgcatacagACATAAGGCCTAGGTGGTACGATCGAGATGCAGAGCGGTAGCCCCATGGCTCCAGGTAGGAGTGAATCTGCGAAAATTCAAAAATTTGGAGACAAGACCGGTACTTGGGCTAAAACACCGACGGAATCAGACTCCCATTTCCCCAATTACCCTGTAAGAGCCACTACGTTTTGTGCCCTGAAGAAGGGCCGCGACAGATCCAAAACAGCATAGACATGCGCAGCGCACGCAGCTACCTTCAAAAGCGAAAACTGACCGCCGTCCTCCTGCTCCCGGACACTTCCCGCGTCGTCTCGAAATGTACAAATGTACACAAAAAACAATATAAACGGATCTGTGTATCATCACAGGAGCCATCTGAATGCACAGGCTGATACCGGATTCACTCTGTTTCAATGGATCCACGAAATGAATGTTTAACGCCGGAGTCGGCGCGACAAATCACTCTTCGCTTGAAAATCACAACCtaagagacaagaaaacacGGTACTGTGGCCGCGGGTAAAGTTTTCTTCCCTTGTCGAAAGACGCACACACTGTGAAACAACACCCAGAGCTGAGTATGTGTACAGTGGTTTATGAGAGCGTCAAATGCAATTTAAGAACAAAACGATGTCTGTTTCCATTTTCTTTCCAGCGGAACAAGAAGACTCTGCAGGTGGAGGGCCCCGCCCTCGCAGACTCTTAAGAGGCAAGATAGTCCACCCTAATCCTACCAAAAACCCCACTGAAGATCCGAACGTGACGTTGATCTCTTCGTGCGTGTTCGTCGTCTTTTTCGTTAACTCACTTCCTCAGAATAGTTTAAATTTCCCTTTACTCTATTACCCAAGAATATATACATcaagacatatatataaatatatagatatgcatatatatagacgCATCAAGGGTAGGTGCGCCTCATTTCTTCTCGGAGACAAAACAGTGTCCCTAGGTCCACCTTTGCAGCTCCACAGTATAGTCAAGAGTAGCCTTTGAGTCTTCGTCGTTCGTCGTCATCGACGCAGTTCTTTGGCAGTTCTCCTGCTTCCTTGGTATGTCCTGAAACGCCCGCGATTATGCAGGGTGGCCAACGCCAAAGTCACCTgggaagccgagagagaagcccgACAGACACCACTGCGCTTGTGTACATTTTGGtccagatgcatgcagagcttAGGTTCGTTGCCGCTCGACACGACAACTAACTGGGGAACGAGGCAATCGCATTCAGAAACACAAGGACAAAGTCGAAAAAACGGACTTGCGTACGCGAGACACAACACACGGAAACACCCGCCTCAGAAACAGACCCGACGGGAGAATTGGACTTCCTGGTGGAGAATATGAAACTCTCGGTGCTGCAAAGAGAGGGCATCAGTGCCTACCAAAGGAAGAGAGATAatcgtcgccttctgctctccgATACTCGTCGATCAAGTTCACGCACACTTCCCTGAAAACAAGTGCAAAGTTGAAAAACTTTCTGTTCACTGGTGGACGCCCGGGGACTCAAGACGCCAACTGGGGCTACGCGACGGACATCTTTGAGTGCTGTCAAACAATGCAGGACAGAAGCATTTTTACTTAAACAACAAAATACCaaacacatgtatatacgtatacatatatatacatatacgtatatgtacgCATGTGTGTGaatatatgtaaatacacgtatgtatatgaatgcatgtataaatatgcatacatctgtatatatatctatatctatctgtatatataggTTGTGAATAGAACAGTTCACACTACCCCCTTTGGCATATGCAGAAAAACATGCAAATATGGCGCTACCCGTGCTCAACGTCTCCGTCCGACGTCAACACAGACGCGACTCGAGGTACAGGCCCTTTCTGGAGACATTTTCTGTGGTTGGCCGCGGGGACCCTCTGCGCCTTATCggctcttttcctctcgttctcttctcactTTGAACACTCCATTTCATCGAAGTTGCCGACACCATCTGCACTCGAAAACATAGGTTCCTTTCTGCGGGACAAACAGCGACACGACGAGCCTCGTTATGGCCACAGTTTCCACACTGAATTTCATAACTCTCTGGAACATGCACGCTGGTGACAACCGCCCCACATACCTTAACATTCGCGTATTTACATATCAGTATGTATGCGTGGATGTGCATCCGAGGATAGGCAGGTATGCAAAAAGGCAAGTATGTAAAATTGGCATAGAAGTCCTGGCACACATGCACGTGGTCTTCTTATAGACAGGCCAAGAACGAAGATCCGACTGAACGTTACTCAGCTTTGGATTCTTTGGGTTTCCAGGGGAGGAGGGGAATTCCACGTTCCTTTAATATGCAACATCTTTCGAAATAACTAGGTCCACTTCAACGTATATAGACACATCGGAATACCTACACGTAAATGACCAGAAcgttgatatatatatatatatacatatgtacatgtatatatacaaacatagTGTTCGAAAGATAGGGTAGTGGCTAGATAGAATAATTGGGGAGAAAGGTACACGCAGGCGTTTGCTGCATGAATCCGACGcatatttgcatgcagatctTCGAGGCCGAAAACCCACTTGTAATTGTCGAGGAAAGCCTTGCGCTTAAAGAGTCGGTCGTACTGGACGATACAGCGCTCAAAAAGCTGAAACAAAAACATTTCGACATGTCGTTAGGACGCATGCAAACCGATTTGCATATGTACATAAGTAtagacatacatataaatcGTTTCGATGCCCATGagcaaggaaaagagagagggccCGTGTACATTTGTGTCCATATTAGGTCGAGATGCACCAACGCGTACGTTCGGATCCGTGCAATGAACATCCTTGATATACGTAGTACATAAACACttaaatgcatatatgtagatgtatatatatatttatatatacatacatgcattcTTATATATagtgtctctctgtcatCACTGTagagtttctctctctttacGTCGTTATTGTCGAAACCAAAAACACGGTCACTGCGGAGTACATCTCGTGGAACGCGAGGCAATTCACCTGTGCACGCAGCCCCTCGAGGCACCTTGGCTTTCCACAGTTGAAGTCTTTCCCCTCGTCACGTTCACAGGCCTCCAAAAGCTCCACCTCGTCGACTCTCCCTGCAgacctgtctctgcttctctgcactTACAGACGCGATGGATGTGTGATTTGCCATCATCAGTGCAGACACTTTgtgaggagaagaaatgaaAGGAGACTGCTTGGACAGAGCGACTTGGATGCTCGCAGGGTTCCACCGAATGAAGTTCACTAGGCGTCGGTCCTTGATTCTCTGCAGGCTTTTATGGACCTGAAAGAGGACAAAGAAGCGCATCGCATTCTCCTCTGTGTACCGCCTGAGtagttcttttctctcgctggtACGACGAGTGCAGAAGTTGAAGCGAGTGATCGAGAGAGTCTTTCTCCTGGACAAGACAAAGGGGAAGGGGTCGCGCGGCGGAGACTCAGTCTCCTTTTCCGACGTAGAAACCAGAGACActggaagacagaaaactaGAGTACCTCAGCGGAACAGCAGAGGACTGAAGTCTTCGACTTTCTATCTTGACTGATGACACTCTGCTTCAACATGACACCTTTTACAAACAAGTTAGGAAGTCACCTGTGAAATGATGGGAAGCCCAACCCGACAGCCACGTCGCGACTttctccccccccccccccgacCGTCAGTGCCGATACTGCACAATGAAagtcctttttctccatatatatatatatatatatatatacatatacataccGCAGATGCTGcctataaatatatacactatgtatatgtgtacattAGTAGTGAGTATCGTCCGTGTAAGCACTGCGTCGAGGGATTTAAAAGTTTACTATTTCATTAGATAATTGTTTTGAATATAAACCTTTTAAATTTGAATATTTTTTGGTAAGTCTTCAGCACGAACAAAAGAAACGTCTCTGCGTCCGTAGGGATCGGGTGCTTTCTCGAAGTCAAAAGATTTCCACTGCGGAACTCTGCTCTGAGGGAAAGTGGACGCGGGgcgacgagaagcgagagtgaCGTGGAAGACAGGTGAAAGCCTGAGGCTTCGTAAGGCTTCATTTCCATCTCTGAAACCGACAAGCAAGACAGACCTGCGTCGGGTCCGCTTCACCGCGAATGATGTTCAACATGGAGATATACATGCCGCGCCgcagcgacgcagacacCTGAGAGCAAGTGAAAACAGACAGGACGGCTCTTTAGTGGCAAGGATACCTCTCGTGTGTCCTCTTGAAACAGCGTTTCACAAGATAGAGACAGAAATCAAACACAAAGACGGGATCTCCAAAAATCCTTTCCTCATACTTAGTACTCACAAACATACACATTTGTccacatatatgtgtatttatatagagagatagagagggagagaaagacatcCGCACATaaaagcatatatatatatatatatatatatacatatatatgcaaaaagcatatacatatgtacaaatatatatatatatatatatatatgtataaatgcctatgcatgtgtgtaggAATGTACAagtgtatatgcatatcgGGTTTCCCGGTGTCTGAGGACCTCCTGTTGATCCGTATGTGGCTAGGGTGAGCTCGTTGGTAACGTAGAAGTACGTCAACACTCTTCGACGAAACGACATCCGGATTTTAGATCGGACAGTGCAGAATATTGAACCTAGCACGACTTAACTGAGTTAAAAAGTACAAGGTGCTTCCGAACGACTACTACGCATGGGTCCAAAGaagctcctgtctcctccataCACAGCCGGCCTTTAATGTCGTGGAATACGGCAGTTCACCACGTTGAGCAGTCGTGACGAGCTTGTGTTTCTATGTCTCATCGCTTCGCTGGAGTCACAATCAGAAGTTGAGTTTCTCCACTGTGTACGCTTCTCTCGGCGTTTCCTGTTCCAGATTACCATGATGTTTTTTGTTTGCAGGAGACGCCGCATGACGTCCATAACCGTCGTTTTCTGGACGGACGAAATGCAGGCGTCGAGCGTCAGAGGCGTGTATCCCGTCATGAGGAAGTGACACCGCGGGGTAGGcacgagagaggaaatgaGAGAGAGCATGTCGGTGTTCATGTAGGAAGGATACCGGAGAGTGCTCGTGCTTGCCGCCATCACAGTCGACACCTGCAGAGcaaaagagacgcagacttTCAATTGAAGGCGGTGGTATCTGGCTACGACATCTGGCTATGACATCTGGCTACGACACACACCGTGGCATGGGACCCCATATaggtctccgtttctcgaaGTCCTACGGTGTCGAGTTCCTCGGGTCGCTGTCCTTTGCATATTTTGAGTTTTCATTTTGACCCAAAAACCGCGGCCCTTTCGTGACTCGGACTCTCTCGTCGGAAAAACGCTTTGCCGTATCCAGATGTCAGCTGCAGCCATAACAGGAACTTTCCACTCGAGTCTTCAAGACTTCGCTATCGTCTCCCCTTCGCTGCAGTCGGGAGAGGGCAAGAGACGTTGAGACTGAAAAGCGGTCGAGCACGAGTGTGAACAGCCTTCCGCTCCCCCGTCGAGTTGTTCGGCTTCCCGCCATCTCCGGAAGGAAGCATGCAGACTCGTCTTGGGTCTCGCGACACTCGTTCCGCGACTGCTCGCGATCTGTTACGCGAGAGACCCTTTGTCAGTTCCTTGTTTCCCGAAGGTGTGACCTACCAGCGCGTTGGTCTGCTGAAAGGAAGGATTGTGAATTTTCAGTCTTTCGACTGCAATGTTATTCAGCGCAGTGTTGTCAAGGACGACGACGCAGTCTGCGTTCAGAGCGAGTCTCTTCAGCGTCAGGACGCTGTTGTACGGCTGCACTACCACATCACTCGTCTCGGTCGTGAGAAGTGGAAACACACTGAAGGTCTGCAGGAGCTTCTTCGGATAGCGGTCGCAGAGCGCCTCCAGCAAGTAGCTTCCCATTCCACTGCCAGTGCCTCCAGCCTGACCGAACGCAGCGCGCAAGGACGCgtgagagagatgcagagacagcgacgagagtggagcgaagcagcagcaggggggacgagacacagagcgaAGCTGAAGAGCCACGGCCCAGACTGAACCGGGGCGAAACAGACGgcgtgagagaagagagcgagggagcgagggagcgagagagagaggagagacagagcgcgaCGCACCGAGGAACGCGCAGAAAGCGTGATGCAGAGAGGAGCGGAAAACGGCCATCGACACCTCAGGTTGAATGCCGACAACACACACGAAGAAGCCGTCGGTGACAACCGCCAACATGCAACAAACGAGTTCCTCAGGCACCTGTGTTCCCTGCTCCCTGGCATCAAAATGGATGCGCTCGCACAGATGCGCGGCCATaaaaatacatacatatttaaATATTGAatacagatacagatatatcttttcatatatatatatatatatgtacatgtatacgAGTTTCAAATCCCGAAACGCTTAACTTCGCAGACTGTATCTACCGATGTACCACATGCACCGCTGTTTCCTCAGAAGCGGGAACCCACCTTCACGAGAGACGAGCAACGGCGTCATGACAAAACATTCTCTCACTCTCGATACAAATCCCTCAACAGGTGCACAAAACACATGTATCTACCAtagtatacatacatacatacataaagatacatatatatatatatatataaatatgtacatatatatatatatatatatatatacatatgcatatatatttgtaaGTATGTCGATCTAACTGCAGTCACCCTGCGGGCATTAGGACGCGGGGAGAGGTGCAGGCAAGTTGAACAGATTTGCAAGCAGTGTTTGTATTACGATAGAGTGGCAGAGAACGAATCCTTCCAAACTTTCGCTTCCGtcggcttctctgtcgatcATTTCCAGAAGCTCCTCTTGCACACGTTCGGCCTGAGCGTAGCCGCTGCCCCAGTTGTTTCCTGCACCTGAAAATGCGTTTGAATGCAGCAAAGGGAGTCCTGAGTTGAGTGGAGGTGTGAGACTCCTCCAGATTGTTCATTCATCCATTTACCGAAGCGCTCGAAAAGCCCAAATTCGAAAAACAGCGGAAAGCCATCTCCTCCCCATTTTTATCTCCATTTATCTCGCTCCGCTTCGACTTCCCGCCACGGACGCCAACGCCGCGAGACGGGGAGCGCGCGAGCGGAAACTCAGAAGCCAGAAGACGCAGCAAGACCTACGAGAGGCCGCGTGGAAACGAGGCGAAGCAGTGGCGAGACGGCATGGGTTTGCCTAAAAACATGGAACCTCTACACGGATTTGAGAAGCGCGACGCggaggcgaacgcgagaaacgaaagccCCAAGAGACTGCGTGGAAGGGGACACCgctgaggaaaagaagagcgaagcgaaGTCACGTCACAGCGAGTCAGACGCGTCCACGGAAGGCGTTAAACGCCAGCGAAAGGGAGACGGAAGGAATCAAGGTGCAGATAAGaatccgagagagaagaaaccgatGGAAGCGAACGGAGTGACAGACAGATCGACAGGCTATCGAGAACCaccgaagagagacgcagagtgAAAGAAAGGATTTCTGGAGAGCCTCGCACTCACCTCCCCCTTCCTTGGAGATGAAGAAGTTCTCGGGATTGTACAGATTCTTATATTCGGAGGTCTGAACAGAAAGGCAACAGCCAAAGTAAGAGGCTTCGACTTCGTCTCAAGCGAAACGCAACTAACGCTCGACAATCCCTCGCGCTCTCCCCgtcaatgcatgcacaagacCTCATATTGACATACATGTTAACAgcttcctgcatgcacgtacACATCGGCATGTGaatgtttctctccagttcaCTCCTGATCGTACAAATATAAGGGTGCATGtgatatatataaatatatatgtatatatatgt
Protein-coding regions in this window:
- a CDS encoding hypothetical protein (encoded by transcript TGME49_226880); this translates as MPYVVVVLPVRSREGLTLRSTTLRGGLLEVLSAPDFVGGQQRGDRPSLLGLVVPIVAFKVTVNPCRFAGNVLMPNKWRAVAERTLWKVTFLGFCSGFEAVSSLDTFVPPTVSTIERVGTLASMLRYLGGSFPVLDAREQRWLAPVAAFISWET
- a CDS encoding tubulin gamma chain (encoded by transcript TGME49_226870) gives rise to the protein MPREIVTLQVGQCGNQIGMEFWKQLCMEHGIDQEGLLVDSKQHAYAEDRKDVFFYQADDEHYIPRALLFDLEPRVVNAIQTSEYKNLYNPENFFISKEGGGAGNNWGSGYAQAERVQEELLEMIDREADGSESLEGFVLCHSIAGGTGSGMGSYLLEALCDRYPKKLLQTFSVFPLLTTETSDVVVQPYNSVLTLKRLALNADCVVVLDNTALNNIAVERLKIHNPSFQQTNALVSTVMAASTSTLRYPSYMNTDMLSLISSLVPTPRCHFLMTGYTPLTLDACISSVQKTTVMDVMRRLLQTKNIMVSASLRRGMYISMLNIIRGEADPTQVHKSLQRIKDRRLVNFIRWNPASIQVALSKQSPFISSPHKVSALMMANHTSIASLFERCIVQYDRLFKRKAFLDNYKKEPMFSSADGVGNFDEMECSKEVCVNLIDEYRRAEGDDYLSSFGDFGVGHPA